The Longimicrobium terrae genome has a segment encoding these proteins:
- the ispE gene encoding 4-(cytidine 5'-diphospho)-2-C-methyl-D-erythritol kinase → MSDSVSVDAPAKVNLFLHVLAREASGYHGLETLFCALSLADAVTVRRGGTGVRLRVDGGVDTGPAERNLAVRAAEAFHARIGAPAAVEIELVKRIPAQAGMGGGSSDAAATLRALNALHGEPLDRAALLQLAIELGSDVPFFLCGSPLALAWSRGERLMALSPLPARPVLVAHPGVAMPTPEAFRAIAERRGGGYTPRARALPADGLSSWEAVAAVAENDFQPVVEERIPFVGLAVAAMRRSGARIAMMAGSGSSVFGVFDSEDERDDAGERIRGLRMKTWAAQTMEAEPVARVDPGAASG, encoded by the coding sequence GTGTCTGATTCCGTCTCGGTGGATGCGCCGGCCAAGGTGAACCTGTTTCTGCACGTGCTGGCGCGCGAAGCGTCCGGCTACCACGGGCTGGAGACGCTGTTCTGCGCGCTTTCCCTCGCGGATGCCGTCACCGTGCGGCGCGGCGGGACGGGGGTGCGGCTGCGGGTGGACGGCGGGGTGGATACCGGGCCAGCGGAGCGCAACCTGGCCGTGCGTGCGGCGGAGGCGTTTCACGCGCGGATCGGCGCGCCCGCGGCGGTGGAGATCGAACTGGTGAAGCGGATTCCGGCGCAGGCGGGCATGGGCGGCGGCTCGTCGGACGCAGCCGCGACCCTGCGGGCGCTGAACGCGCTGCACGGCGAACCGCTGGATCGCGCGGCCTTGCTGCAGCTTGCGATTGAACTGGGGAGCGACGTTCCGTTCTTTCTCTGCGGCTCGCCCCTGGCGCTGGCGTGGAGCCGGGGCGAGCGGCTGATGGCCCTTTCCCCGCTTCCCGCCCGTCCCGTGCTGGTTGCGCATCCCGGCGTCGCCATGCCCACGCCCGAAGCCTTTCGCGCCATCGCCGAGCGGCGGGGCGGGGGGTACACGCCGCGGGCGCGCGCGCTGCCGGCAGACGGGCTGTCGTCATGGGAGGCGGTCGCAGCGGTGGCGGAGAACGATTTTCAGCCGGTGGTGGAGGAGCGTATTCCGTTCGTGGGGCTGGCGGTGGCGGCGATGCGGCGTTCCGGCGCGCGGATCGCGATGATGGCGGGAAGCGGTTCTTCGGTCTTTGGCGTCTTTGATTCGGAGGACGAGCGCGACGACGCGGGCGAGCGGATCCGCGGGCTGCGGATGAAGACGTGGGCCGCGCAGACGATGGAAGCGGAGCCGGTGGCGCGGGTTGACCCCGGTGCCGCGTCCGGATAG
- a CDS encoding lysylphosphatidylglycerol synthase transmembrane domain-containing protein has product MKGHLKTVAGIAATVFFLWLALRGVEWADVFANVRAANLPLLAAAVVLSALGMHVRALRWKPLLEPVAPGVAWRPRIAGVCIGFGANNVFPARLGEFARTWVLARQTGIPLTAAFASLVMERALDGIVIIAFLLGSMSLPGFPALTTVGNVDIQGPVRFVAAVTAVMLAGLLWMTFAPAPAVRLAEKVVRILPAGVRRPVLDALHAFLSGLDVLRSPRLLAISVAWAVGQWAFLAVSFLLAFRAFGITEPGYLGAIFLQSCIALAVAIPAAPGFFGLFEAASVWGLGLWGVDRTRAVSFAIGFHLGGWFAVTGLGAFYALRLNVRLRDLRGSDTRVEEAVESGEAVAGRAGRV; this is encoded by the coding sequence ATGAAGGGACATCTGAAGACGGTCGCCGGCATCGCGGCGACCGTTTTTTTCCTCTGGCTGGCGCTGCGCGGCGTGGAGTGGGCGGACGTGTTCGCCAACGTGCGCGCCGCCAACCTGCCGCTGCTGGCCGCGGCCGTCGTGCTGTCGGCGCTGGGGATGCACGTCCGCGCGCTGCGGTGGAAGCCGCTGCTGGAGCCGGTGGCGCCCGGGGTGGCGTGGCGGCCGCGGATCGCCGGCGTGTGCATCGGCTTTGGCGCCAACAACGTCTTTCCCGCCCGGCTGGGCGAGTTCGCGCGGACGTGGGTGCTCGCCCGGCAGACCGGAATTCCGCTTACCGCCGCCTTCGCGTCGCTGGTGATGGAGCGCGCGCTGGACGGCATCGTCATCATCGCGTTTCTGCTGGGGTCCATGTCGCTGCCGGGCTTTCCCGCGCTGACGACCGTAGGCAACGTGGACATCCAGGGCCCCGTGCGCTTCGTGGCCGCGGTGACGGCGGTGATGCTGGCCGGGCTGCTGTGGATGACCTTTGCGCCCGCTCCCGCGGTGCGGCTGGCGGAAAAGGTGGTACGCATCCTCCCCGCCGGGGTGCGGCGGCCGGTGCTGGATGCTCTGCACGCGTTCCTCAGCGGGCTGGACGTGCTGCGGTCGCCCAGGCTGCTGGCCATCTCCGTGGCGTGGGCGGTGGGGCAGTGGGCGTTTCTGGCCGTCTCATTCCTGCTCGCTTTTCGCGCGTTCGGCATCACCGAGCCGGGGTACCTGGGCGCGATCTTTCTGCAGTCCTGTATCGCGCTGGCGGTGGCCATCCCCGCGGCGCCGGGGTTCTTTGGGCTGTTCGAGGCGGCAAGCGTGTGGGGGCTGGGGCTGTGGGGGGTGGACCGTACGCGCGCCGTGTCGTTCGCCATCGGATTTCACCTGGGCGGATGGTTCGCGGTCACCGGGCTGGGCGCCTTCTACGCCCTGCGGTTGAACGTGCGACTGCGGGACCTGCGCGGGAGCGACACGCGCGTGGAGGAAGCGGTCGAAAGCGGCGAGGCGGTGGCGGGGCGTGCGGGACGTGTCTGA
- a CDS encoding Hpt domain-containing protein: protein MSQPLREYFGLEAAEFLDQMDGLLAGEQRPDLMRFFRLARGVRGSAQLAGADAIAEVAERLEDATRALRDGVLAWSPEVRDRARATAADLRSFVERHGAGWSADDDLRARAAADRWSDVRGGRRRNDSPGGADELFPFVQRELAGVVAEMDRVLAELTAQPAVREPLRIVLRRMRPVRGVAGMDVLAPVLEVLEGIEDAAHEILGRASPVLPVELSLLSAAREALRDAGAVLATGSAPGESAQLVAFRELRDQADQAAGAEGASEVIPVSRLFLDGGTRNLVSSPLAPMPAEDGTVTPEVEQFLRIEGTGFLDRAEASLASLPARPRRFARTAREVAELAASVRELASTYSVAGMAASAELAATRLSAAASPDEARDALRALRVALSGAAPVPEVEAATSISLAPPEPGPVAPEASSLDAEDGVVPIETILYAPDAALREALALRGLIQDLAGAAPGTPLGDALDELFGLVQVAAGAS, encoded by the coding sequence ATGTCGCAACCCCTCCGCGAGTACTTCGGGCTGGAAGCCGCCGAGTTTCTGGACCAGATGGACGGTCTGCTCGCGGGCGAGCAGCGGCCCGATCTCATGCGCTTCTTTCGCCTGGCGCGGGGGGTGCGCGGAAGCGCGCAGCTCGCGGGCGCAGACGCCATTGCCGAGGTGGCGGAGCGGCTGGAGGATGCGACCCGGGCGCTGCGGGATGGCGTTCTCGCCTGGAGCCCCGAGGTGCGCGACCGTGCGCGGGCGACGGCGGCGGACCTGCGTTCGTTCGTGGAGCGGCACGGGGCGGGGTGGAGCGCGGACGACGACCTGCGCGCCCGTGCCGCCGCGGACCGGTGGAGCGACGTGCGCGGCGGCCGCCGCCGCAACGATTCGCCGGGCGGGGCGGACGAGCTGTTCCCGTTCGTGCAGCGGGAACTGGCGGGGGTGGTGGCGGAGATGGACCGGGTCCTCGCCGAACTGACGGCGCAGCCCGCCGTGCGCGAGCCGCTGCGGATCGTGCTGCGGCGGATGCGGCCGGTGCGTGGGGTGGCGGGAATGGACGTGCTCGCTCCCGTGCTGGAGGTGCTGGAAGGGATCGAGGACGCCGCCCACGAGATCCTGGGCCGTGCGTCGCCGGTGCTGCCGGTGGAACTGTCGCTGCTTTCCGCCGCGCGCGAGGCGCTGCGCGACGCGGGCGCCGTGCTGGCCACCGGCTCCGCACCGGGGGAATCGGCGCAGCTGGTGGCGTTCCGCGAACTGCGCGACCAGGCGGACCAGGCCGCGGGGGCCGAGGGCGCCTCCGAGGTCATCCCGGTCAGCCGCCTGTTTCTGGACGGCGGGACGCGGAACCTGGTGTCGTCGCCGCTGGCGCCGATGCCGGCGGAGGACGGGACGGTGACGCCGGAGGTGGAGCAGTTCCTCCGCATTGAAGGAACCGGATTTCTGGACCGCGCCGAGGCTTCGCTGGCCAGCCTTCCCGCGCGCCCGCGCCGCTTTGCGCGCACCGCGCGCGAGGTGGCGGAACTGGCCGCGTCCGTGCGCGAACTGGCCAGCACCTATTCGGTCGCGGGGATGGCGGCCTCCGCGGAACTCGCGGCTACGCGGCTGAGCGCGGCCGCTTCGCCGGACGAGGCCCGCGACGCGCTGCGTGCGCTGCGGGTCGCGCTTTCCGGCGCGGCGCCGGTGCCGGAAGTGGAGGCGGCGACCTCCATCAGCCTGGCGCCTCCGGAGCCCGGGCCCGTCGCGCCGGAAGCGTCGTCGCTGGACGCGGAGGACGGGGTGGTGCCGATCGAAACCATTCTTTACGCGCCGGACGCGGCACTCCGCGAGGCCTTGGCGCTCCGTGGGCTGATCCAGGACCTGGCCGGCGCCGCGCCGGGGACGCCGCTGGGGGATGCACTGGACGAACTGTTCGGGCTGGTGCAGGTGGCGGCGGGCGCTTCATGA
- a CDS encoding pyridoxine 5'-phosphate synthase: protein MRLYVNIDHVATVRQARGTDEPDPVRAAVLAELGGADGITVHLREDRRHIQDRDVHLLMQTARTVVNLELAAASDVLALAEKWRPHQATLVPERREEVTTEGGLTLKGDDTRTWLSAAVRRLRDAGIRTSLFIDPDPEAVRASRDLGADAIELHTGEYANTRGEERREQLARLARAAALGRALGLGVHAGHGLTYENVAPLAAVPEIEELNIGHSIVSRAVFTGLERAVADMARILRHARR, encoded by the coding sequence GTGAGGCTTTACGTCAACATCGACCATGTCGCCACGGTGCGGCAGGCGCGCGGCACCGACGAGCCGGACCCGGTTCGCGCGGCCGTGCTGGCGGAACTGGGCGGCGCGGACGGCATCACCGTGCACCTGCGCGAGGATCGCCGCCACATTCAGGACCGCGACGTTCACCTGCTGATGCAGACCGCGCGGACGGTGGTGAACCTGGAACTCGCCGCCGCTTCGGACGTGCTCGCGCTGGCGGAAAAGTGGAGGCCGCACCAGGCCACGCTGGTCCCCGAGCGGCGCGAAGAAGTGACGACCGAGGGCGGTCTTACGCTCAAGGGCGACGATACGCGCACGTGGCTGAGCGCGGCCGTGCGCCGGCTTCGCGACGCGGGCATTCGCACGTCGCTGTTCATCGACCCGGACCCGGAGGCGGTGCGTGCGTCGCGCGACCTGGGCGCCGACGCCATCGAACTGCACACCGGCGAGTACGCCAACACGCGCGGCGAAGAGCGGCGCGAGCAGCTTGCCCGGCTGGCGCGCGCCGCCGCGCTGGGACGCGCGCTGGGGCTGGGCGTGCACGCGGGGCACGGGCTTACGTACGAGAACGTCGCGCCGCTGGCCGCGGTTCCCGAGATCGAAGAACTGAACATCGGCCACTCCATCGTGAGCCGCGCCGTTTTCACCGGCCTGGAGCGCGCCGTGGCCGACATGGCCCGCATTCTCCGCCACGCCCGCCGCTGA
- a CDS encoding Rossmann-like and DUF2520 domain-containing protein yields the protein MAPERALGRIGHLWIIGSGRTGLSLGLLLHRNAAVERLTITGRRPAAPAHPLFPADAEYRRSLDAVPDAVDGIVIAVPDGAIREVADRIAALPVLASTPVLHTSGSRSTDVLGGLAERGHPVGSAHPLAAIADPVSGAERLRGVAWGIEGTGAARTLAEAVVHACEGRMLAIAPGGKPVYHAAAVFASNYAVALLAVAERLMDAAGVAGDEARTALAGLARGAVENVARSGPVAALTGPVARGDVETVALHLERLSEAERPLYCSLGREALHLARQTGLDSAAAARLADLLGEAE from the coding sequence TTGGCTCCTGAACGTGCCCTGGGCCGGATCGGGCATCTGTGGATCATCGGCTCCGGGCGCACGGGGCTGTCGCTGGGCCTCCTTCTTCACCGCAACGCGGCGGTGGAGCGGCTGACCATCACCGGGCGCCGGCCCGCCGCGCCCGCGCACCCGCTCTTTCCGGCGGACGCGGAGTACCGGCGCTCGCTGGACGCGGTGCCGGATGCGGTGGACGGGATCGTGATCGCGGTGCCGGACGGCGCCATCCGCGAAGTGGCGGACCGGATCGCGGCCCTCCCGGTGCTCGCTTCCACCCCCGTGCTGCACACCAGCGGCAGCCGGTCCACGGACGTCCTGGGCGGGCTGGCCGAACGCGGGCATCCCGTGGGGTCGGCGCACCCGCTGGCCGCCATCGCCGATCCGGTGTCCGGCGCGGAACGGCTGCGCGGTGTGGCGTGGGGGATCGAGGGGACCGGGGCCGCGCGCACGCTGGCGGAAGCCGTCGTCCACGCGTGCGAGGGGCGGATGCTGGCCATCGCCCCCGGCGGCAAGCCGGTGTACCACGCAGCGGCCGTGTTCGCCAGCAACTACGCGGTCGCGTTGCTCGCGGTGGCCGAGCGGCTGATGGATGCCGCGGGGGTGGCGGGGGATGAGGCCCGCACCGCGCTGGCGGGGCTCGCGCGCGGCGCGGTGGAGAACGTGGCGCGTTCCGGCCCCGTTGCCGCGCTGACCGGGCCCGTTGCGCGCGGCGACGTGGAAACGGTGGCACTGCACCTGGAACGGTTGTCGGAGGCGGAGCGCCCGTTATATTGCTCGCTCGGCCGCGAGGCCCTGCACCTGGCTCGCCAGACGGGGCTGGATTCCGCGGCGGCGGCACGGCTCGCGGATCTGCTGGGGGAGGCGGAGTGA
- the hflX gene encoding GTPase HflX, which produces MIELAAPREKAILVGAPAKSQAAAVTEEHLEELGRLADTAGVDVLDTFVQRLDSPHPRLYIGEGKAEELKQQVDEQGATLIIMDDELSPRQGRNLEQLIGTRIMDRAELILDIFATRARTSEARAQVELAQLQYLRPRLTRMWAHLSRVRGGVGMRGPGETQLETDRRLIDHRIAKLKEDLERVARTRATQRKGRTGQMRAALVGYTNAGKSSILRALSGTEVFVEDRLFATLDPTTRTIEVGEEGAEVLLTDTVGFIRKLPHHLVASFRATLEEAGEADVLLHVIDSSHPQWEEQKEVVEDVLRDLGLGEHPTVLVFNKIDRLSPEGVQALRDRSYGDTPALFVSAVEEGQLQPARELLHAELRKIRPEVRLTLSSAQGALVSEIYREGEVLERTDHGTEVHLRARLSPAALGRLRGRGVKIYGWG; this is translated from the coding sequence TTGATCGAACTGGCCGCGCCGCGGGAAAAGGCGATCCTGGTGGGCGCCCCCGCCAAGTCGCAGGCGGCCGCAGTCACCGAAGAGCACCTGGAGGAGCTCGGCCGTCTGGCCGACACCGCCGGCGTAGACGTGCTGGACACCTTTGTCCAGCGCCTGGATTCGCCGCACCCCCGCCTGTACATCGGCGAGGGAAAGGCCGAGGAGCTGAAGCAGCAGGTGGATGAGCAGGGCGCCACGCTCATCATCATGGACGACGAGTTGTCGCCGCGGCAGGGGCGCAACCTGGAGCAGCTGATCGGCACGCGCATCATGGACCGCGCCGAGCTGATCCTGGACATCTTCGCCACGCGCGCCCGCACCAGCGAAGCGCGCGCACAGGTGGAACTCGCGCAGCTTCAGTACCTGCGGCCGCGCCTGACCCGCATGTGGGCGCACCTTTCCCGCGTGCGCGGCGGCGTGGGCATGCGCGGCCCCGGCGAAACGCAGCTGGAAACGGACCGCCGGCTCATCGACCACCGCATCGCCAAGCTCAAGGAAGACCTGGAGCGGGTGGCGCGCACGCGGGCCACGCAGCGCAAGGGACGTACGGGGCAGATGCGGGCCGCGCTCGTCGGCTATACCAACGCCGGCAAGTCGTCCATCCTGCGCGCGCTGTCGGGAACCGAGGTGTTCGTGGAGGACCGGCTGTTCGCCACGCTGGATCCCACCACGCGCACCATCGAGGTGGGTGAAGAAGGCGCCGAGGTGCTGCTGACCGACACGGTGGGCTTCATCCGCAAGCTCCCCCACCACCTGGTCGCATCGTTCCGCGCCACGCTGGAAGAGGCGGGCGAGGCCGACGTGCTGCTGCACGTGATCGACTCCTCGCATCCGCAGTGGGAGGAACAGAAGGAGGTCGTGGAAGACGTGCTGCGCGACCTGGGACTGGGCGAGCACCCCACGGTGCTGGTGTTCAACAAGATCGACCGGCTGTCGCCCGAGGGCGTGCAGGCGCTGCGCGACCGCAGCTACGGCGACACGCCCGCGCTCTTCGTTTCCGCCGTGGAAGAGGGCCAGCTGCAGCCCGCGCGCGAGCTTCTGCACGCGGAACTGCGCAAGATCCGCCCGGAGGTCCGGCTTACGCTCTCGTCCGCGCAGGGGGCGCTGGTTTCGGAGATCTATCGCGAAGGCGAAGTGCTGGAGCGGACGGACCACGGCACCGAAGTGCATCTGCGCGCGCGGCTTTCCCCGGCGGCGCTGGGCCGGCTGCGCGGGCGCGGCGTCAAGATCTACGGCTGGGGCTGA
- a CDS encoding type II toxin-antitoxin system HicB family antitoxin, with amino-acid sequence MDEDSVFVADVPELPGCTAHGESQEDALANSKDAAALWVERARELGRAVPEPKGRRRIYA; translated from the coding sequence ATTGACGAAGACAGCGTCTTTGTCGCGGATGTTCCTGAACTCCCGGGTTGCACAGCCCATGGCGAGTCCCAGGAAGATGCACTCGCGAATTCCAAAGACGCGGCCGCTCTCTGGGTAGAGCGCGCGCGCGAACTGGGACGAGCTGTTCCTGAGCCGAAGGGCCGCAGACGGATATACGCCTGA
- a CDS encoding type II toxin-antitoxin system HicB family antitoxin: MDFNIELDREVNGRWIAEIHSIPGVLVYDRDPDDAIANARALALHIRAGRIERGRSGVLNPLHVTIH, translated from the coding sequence ATGGATTTCAACATCGAACTGGACCGTGAGGTGAACGGCCGCTGGATCGCGGAGATCCACTCGATTCCTGGCGTTCTGGTGTATGACCGAGATCCAGACGACGCGATCGCGAACGCGCGGGCACTCGCCCTGCACATCCGCGCCGGCAGGATCGAACGCGGCCGGAGCGGGGTGCTGAACCCGCTGCACGTCACCATCCATTGA
- a CDS encoding TonB-dependent receptor domain-containing protein produces MIVPAAARAQEPAVPLDTVQVTAASRAAAELVTATRGTEVITAAQIRTLPARTVAEVLEWAMGVDVTPRSPALADIAIRGGSFEQVLVMVDGVRASDAQTGHFDMNLAVPLDQIERIEIVRGPSSALYGADAVGGVIHIVTRREGGGVRARTEAGTWDTRTAALSWAGTAGRVRADVGGEYARSDGHRSGTDYEMGSGRAALSAPVGKWTIRADGAHAARDFGAEGFYGAFPSFERTRTTTASLGMRRAPEVVFAIEPTVSFRRHGDDYLLRRNEPEGYRNQHTNLRWGGELMGRWRAPAGVRLAGGGEWYSDELRSARLGDRAEQHAAGLVEAALGQVGRVAATAGARADWHERYGSVWSPSAALAWWPAHGIRVRASAGRAFRAPTWTERYYQDPANIGSPDLKPEQSWSAEVGANAFVARGLRFGAAAFVRQADQLIDWAKPASSPDEPWRTRNVQDARFRGVEAEAAWDGPLDVVWSATGSWLSFSTGAAEGFVSKSALRPIVENVSVGARRVFADRLTLSVLGRHARRTGEDAYLRLDARAAYRIRGVRLYADLQNAADEQYADITRLSAPGRALFVGLEWSSGR; encoded by the coding sequence GTGATCGTTCCCGCCGCCGCGCGGGCGCAGGAGCCGGCGGTTCCGCTGGATACCGTGCAGGTGACCGCCGCCTCGCGCGCGGCCGCGGAACTCGTCACCGCCACGCGCGGCACGGAGGTCATCACCGCCGCGCAGATCCGCACCCTTCCGGCGCGCACCGTGGCCGAGGTGCTGGAGTGGGCAATGGGCGTGGACGTGACACCGCGCTCCCCCGCGCTGGCCGACATCGCCATCCGCGGCGGCTCGTTCGAGCAGGTGCTGGTGATGGTGGACGGCGTGCGCGCGAGCGACGCGCAGACCGGCCACTTCGACATGAACCTGGCCGTTCCGCTGGACCAGATCGAGCGGATCGAGATCGTGCGCGGTCCGTCATCCGCGCTGTACGGAGCGGACGCGGTGGGCGGCGTGATTCACATCGTCACGCGGCGGGAGGGTGGCGGCGTGCGGGCCCGCACGGAAGCGGGAACGTGGGATACGCGCACCGCCGCGCTTTCCTGGGCGGGAACCGCGGGCCGCGTGCGCGCCGACGTGGGCGGCGAGTACGCGCGCTCCGACGGGCACCGGTCCGGGACGGACTACGAGATGGGGAGCGGCCGCGCCGCCCTGAGCGCGCCCGTGGGGAAGTGGACGATCCGGGCCGACGGCGCGCACGCCGCGCGGGACTTCGGCGCGGAAGGTTTTTACGGCGCGTTCCCGTCCTTCGAGCGGACGCGGACCACGACGGCGAGCCTGGGAATGCGCCGCGCGCCGGAGGTCGTGTTCGCCATCGAACCGACGGTGAGCTTCCGCCGGCACGGCGACGACTATCTGCTGCGCCGCAATGAGCCGGAGGGGTACCGGAACCAGCACACCAACTTGCGCTGGGGCGGTGAACTGATGGGCCGCTGGCGCGCGCCCGCCGGGGTGCGCTTGGCGGGCGGAGGCGAGTGGTACTCGGACGAGTTGCGGAGCGCACGGCTGGGCGACCGCGCGGAACAGCACGCGGCCGGGCTGGTGGAGGCCGCGCTGGGGCAGGTAGGGCGCGTGGCGGCGACGGCCGGCGCGCGCGCGGACTGGCATGAGCGCTACGGCTCGGTATGGTCGCCGTCCGCCGCGCTGGCGTGGTGGCCGGCGCATGGCATCCGGGTGCGGGCCTCGGCGGGACGGGCGTTCCGCGCGCCGACGTGGACGGAGCGGTACTACCAGGATCCCGCGAACATCGGCAGCCCGGACCTGAAGCCGGAGCAGTCGTGGAGCGCGGAGGTGGGGGCGAACGCCTTTGTGGCCCGGGGCCTGCGCTTTGGCGCGGCGGCCTTCGTGCGGCAGGCGGACCAGCTGATCGACTGGGCCAAGCCGGCCTCATCTCCGGACGAGCCCTGGCGCACCCGCAACGTGCAGGACGCGCGTTTCCGCGGCGTCGAAGCCGAGGCGGCGTGGGACGGTCCGCTGGACGTGGTGTGGAGCGCGACCGGAAGCTGGCTCTCGTTCAGCACCGGCGCGGCGGAGGGATTCGTCTCCAAGTCCGCGCTGCGGCCCATCGTGGAGAACGTGTCGGTCGGCGCTCGCCGCGTCTTTGCGGACCGGCTGACCCTGTCAGTGCTCGGCCGCCACGCCCGCCGTACCGGGGAAGATGCGTATCTGCGGCTGGATGCGCGCGCCGCGTACCGCATCCGCGGCGTTCGCCTCTACGCGGACCTGCAGAACGCGGCGGACGAGCAGTACGCCGACATCACGCGCCTGTCCGCGCCAGGGCGCGCCCTGTTCGTGGGTCTGGAGTGGTCCAGCGGCCGGTAG
- a CDS encoding DUF3368 domain-containing protein, with amino-acid sequence MAVVCDASPLIALASVGHLHLLRELFDEVHVPPSVWDEVVRGETHGVQSLTSEHWIRVTEAPDDSQLLVLRNEMNPGEAEAIALAIWLAADLILLDEIRARKLAIYLGFRVMGVLGILGEAKTMGLIPAIRPLLDRMLALVLFRLKAGLYERTLRACGEWE; translated from the coding sequence GTGGCCGTCGTCTGCGACGCTTCACCGCTGATCGCCCTTGCTTCCGTTGGCCATCTGCACCTCCTCCGCGAACTGTTCGACGAAGTTCATGTTCCTCCCTCTGTATGGGACGAGGTTGTTCGCGGCGAAACTCACGGTGTGCAGTCTCTGACGTCGGAGCATTGGATTCGGGTCACGGAGGCACCTGACGACTCTCAGTTGCTGGTGCTGCGGAACGAGATGAATCCCGGGGAGGCGGAAGCGATTGCGCTGGCGATCTGGCTTGCCGCCGACCTGATCCTGCTGGATGAGATCAGGGCGCGAAAGCTAGCCATCTATTTGGGATTCCGTGTCATGGGTGTGCTGGGAATTCTCGGGGAAGCCAAAACCATGGGGCTGATTCCCGCGATCCGTCCTTTGCTGGACCGAATGCTTGCGCTGGTTCTCTTCCGGCTGAAGGCGGGTCTGTACGAGCGGACGCTTCGCGCTTGCGGAGAGTGGGAGTGA
- a CDS encoding UPF0175 family protein, translating into MSLIIPDDLLSAAKLSEQAMAVEVAILLYQQNRVSLGKAARFAKLDRCALQQIMALRGVPINYDVHEFEADLATLRELRKQWPSSATLHR; encoded by the coding sequence ATGAGCCTCATCATTCCCGACGACCTGCTGAGCGCCGCCAAGCTCTCGGAGCAGGCCATGGCTGTGGAGGTCGCGATCCTGCTTTACCAGCAGAATCGCGTTTCGCTGGGCAAGGCTGCGCGCTTTGCCAAGCTGGACAGGTGCGCTCTCCAGCAGATCATGGCGTTGCGCGGCGTGCCGATCAACTACGATGTGCACGAGTTCGAGGCAGATCTGGCAACCCTTCGCGAGTTGAGGAAGCAGTGGCCGTCGTCTGCGACGCTTCACCGCTGA
- a CDS encoding UPF0175 family protein, with translation MSVSAANARLGTATPAEPRLEHAIDLFQAGRVSQGKAAEIAGLPRRHFSEILAARGSR, from the coding sequence ATGAGTGTATCTGCTGCCAATGCCCGGCTGGGCACCGCCACCCCGGCGGAGCCGCGTCTGGAACACGCAATCGACCTTTTCCAAGCTGGCCGCGTGTCCCAGGGAAAGGCCGCTGAAATCGCGGGCCTTCCCCGCCGACATTTCTCGGAGATCCTTGCCGCGCGGGGAAGCCGATGA